The genomic region GGCGCACGTCGATTCGGAGCCGACGAGCGCCCTGGCGACGTCGAAGCCGTTCTCGGGCAGCAGCGCGGGCAGGTTGTAGCCCGAGACGCGCCGCGGGATCGCGGGAAATCGCTCGCGGATCAGCGGCGCGTAGCGTGCCGCGAGATCGCGCAGCGCCCGGTATATCTCCGCGCGTCGTCCGCCGGCAGCGAGAATGCTTTCGTATTCGGCCTGCGAGACCTGTCCGACCGTCATGCGCGTGCCGTCGTAGGTGAGCACGTCGAGCGCGATCACGTTGTCCGCGGTCATGCCGCCCATCACCGAGTGCGGCCCGCACGAGTTGTTGCCGATCATGCCGCCGAGCGTGTTGTGCGTATGCGTCGCGGGATCGGGCGCGAAGGTCAGACCGTGTTTCGTCGCGGCGTCGCGCAGGTCGTCGAGCACGCAGCCGGGCTGCACGCGCGCGATGCGCTGCTCCCGATCGATCTCGAGCACCCGGTTGAGATACTTCGAGAAGTCGATGACGATCGCGACGTTGCAGCATTGTCCGCAGAGGCTGGTGCCGCCGCCGCGCGAGAGGACGGGCGCCCCGAACTCGTGACAAAACTCTACGGTCTTTTCGACATCGGCGATGCTTTTCGGCACGACCACGCCGATCGGCACCTGCCGATAGTTGGAGGCGTCGGTGGCGTAGAGCGCGCGGCTGCCCGCGTCGAAGCGCACTTCGCCTTCGATGGAATCGGACAGCGCTTTTTCGAGCGCGGAGCGGCCGGCGTCTTTCACGATGCGTTCAGAAAGACACCGCGTAACGCGCCGCGCAGCAGAGCGGCAGGTGCAGCGACGGCTCGCCGGCATTGGCGCAGTCGCCGATCACGCCTTGCCCGACGGGAAGAAGCTCTCCCATGTCTCCTTGGCCGATGCGATGACGGTCTTGATCGCGTCGGGATCGCCGTGAATGAGCGCCGAGAGGTACGCCTTTACTTCCTTCTTCGTGACGTGCGGCGGCAGCGGCGGCACGTTGGGATCGGTGACGAACTCGAGCACCATCGGCTTCGAAGCGGTCATCGCCTGTTCCCACGCCGGCGCGATCATCTCGGGCTTCTCGACGCGTAAGGCCTCGAGGCCCAGCAGACGCGCGTAATCGGCATACGGAAAGTTCGGCAGTGTCTGCGACGGCAGATAGCGCGGATCGCCTTCCATCACGCGCTGCTCCCAGGTGACCATGTTCAGGTCGCTGTTGTTGAGCACCGCGATGGTGAGGCGCGGACTGGCCCATTCGCGCCAGCGCTGCGCGATGGTGACCAGCCCGTTGATGCCGTTCATCTGCATCGCACCGTCGCCGACCAGCGCGATCGCGTGGCGCTGAGGGTGCACGAACTTCGCGGCGATGGCGTACGGCACGCCGGGCCCCATGGTCGCGAGCCCGCCCGAGAGCGACGCCATCATGCCGCGGCGGATCTTCAGGTCGCGCGCGTACCACGCCGCCGACGAGCCCGAGTCGCACGTGAGGATGCAATCGTCGGGAAGCCGCGGCGAGAGCTCCCAGAACACGCGCTGCGGATTGATCGGCTGCGCTTCGTTCATCGCGCGGCCTTCGAGCACCTGCCACCAGCGCTCGACGCTCTTCTCGACGTCCTCGCGCCACGTGCGGTCGGTCGTGCGCTTCAGGTGCGGGATCAGCGCGCGCAACGTCGCCTTGCTGTCGCCGACGAGCCCGACTTCCATGGGATAGCGGAGCGAGAGCATGCGCGGGTCGATGTCGATCTGAACGCCGCGCGCCTTGCCTTCGGCCGGCAGGAACTCGGAGTAGGGGAAGGCCGAGCCCACCATGAGCAGCGTGTCGCAGCCGTCCATAAGCTCCCACGAGGCCTTGGTGCCGAGCAGCCCGATCGAGCCGGTGACGAACGGAAGCTCGTCGGGCACCGCGGCCTTGCCGAGCAGCGCCTTGGCCACACCCGCGCCCAGCAGCTCCGCGACTTCGATGACTTCATCGGTCGCGTGCAGCGCCCCCGCGCCGACCAGCATCGCGACCTTCCTGCCGGCGTTGAGGACTTCGGCGGCTTTCGCGAGGTCCGCGTCGGCCGGCGCGAGCGCGCGGCCGGTATAGCCGACGCCGGTGGGGACGGCGCCGTGCACGCGTGGCGGCGGCTCGAACGGCATGTCCTGCACGTCGTTCGGAAAGATCAGGCACGTCACCGTGCGCTCATCGCGCGCGATGCGCATCGCGCGATCGACGAGATGGCGTACCTGCGACGGCGTCACCGCCATGTGCACGTACTCGTGCGCGACGTCCTCGAAGAGCGAGAGCAGGTCGACTTCCTGCTGGAAATCGCCGCCGAGCGACATGCGCTTCTGCTGGCCGACGATCGCGACCACCGGCTGGTGATCCATCTTCGCGTCGTAGAGCCCGTTCAACAGATGGATCGCGCCCGGGCCGGAGGTGGCGAGGCACACGCCGACTTCATTTGTGAATTTTGCGTGAGCACACGCCATGAACGCGGCGAGCTCTTCGTGCCGCGCCTGCACGAACTCGATGCCGTCTTTCGCGCGCCCGAAAGCGCCCATGATGCCGTTGATGCCGTCGCCGGGATAACCGTAGACGCGCTCGACGCCCCATTGCCGGAGCCGTTTCAATAGAAAATCGCCGACCGTGTCAGCCATTCGATGTCTCCAAGGGAACGCGCCTGCAAGCGTGCGAGCCACGCGCGGCGCAAAAGAGCTGGAGACCACGAATGTGCATCGGACGTGCCGCACGTATCGCAACGAGCACTCGTTGCGATCGCCGGGAACGGCACAGGCGTCGATCACGCCATCGCGTTCATCGAGCGGGAAGGATGTTTACAATTAAGCTGAATGACGCGGTGCGCTCGCGCGCACCCTACGATAACGAACCGGAACCTCTCGATGAAAATCCAGCTCCTCGCGCTCGCCGCATTCGCCCTGCCTGTCGCCGCCTACGCCCACCCCGGCCACGGCACCGCACCGGCCGCCGCACCCGGCGGCAAGCCGCATGTGCACTTTGGCACGCCGAAGGCCCCCCTCGCGGCGCCGAAAGCGTTGCCGACCAGCGACACTCCGGCGCCGAAGCGCGCACCCGCACAGCATCAAAAACACAAGTCCGGCCAGGAACTTAGCCACACTCGCTGAGCGCTTCAGGGCCCTTCCGCGGCTAAAGCGATTCCCCGGAACTGCCGTTATCGGGGACGCATCAACTGCATCAGCGGAGGGCCCCACATGAGAATCCTGATCGCCGACGACGAGATGGCAACGCGCCGCCTCGTCGAAGCCATATTGACCAAAGTCGAGCACGAAGTCGTCGTCGCCAAGGACGGCAACGAAGCCTGGAAAATCCTCCAGCAGCCCGACGCGCCGCAGCTCGC from Burkholderiales bacterium harbors:
- a CDS encoding thiamine pyrophosphate-requiring protein, whose protein sequence is MADTVGDFLLKRLRQWGVERVYGYPGDGINGIMGAFGRAKDGIEFVQARHEELAAFMACAHAKFTNEVGVCLATSGPGAIHLLNGLYDAKMDHQPVVAIVGQQKRMSLGGDFQQEVDLLSLFEDVAHEYVHMAVTPSQVRHLVDRAMRIARDERTVTCLIFPNDVQDMPFEPPPRVHGAVPTGVGYTGRALAPADADLAKAAEVLNAGRKVAMLVGAGALHATDEVIEVAELLGAGVAKALLGKAAVPDELPFVTGSIGLLGTKASWELMDGCDTLLMVGSAFPYSEFLPAEGKARGVQIDIDPRMLSLRYPMEVGLVGDSKATLRALIPHLKRTTDRTWREDVEKSVERWWQVLEGRAMNEAQPINPQRVFWELSPRLPDDCILTCDSGSSAAWYARDLKIRRGMMASLSGGLATMGPGVPYAIAAKFVHPQRHAIALVGDGAMQMNGINGLVTIAQRWREWASPRLTIAVLNNSDLNMVTWEQRVMEGDPRYLPSQTLPNFPYADYARLLGLEALRVEKPEMIAPAWEQAMTASKPMVLEFVTDPNVPPLPPHVTKKEVKAYLSALIHGDPDAIKTVIASAKETWESFFPSGKA